The stretch of DNA ACGGGCCGGATCGAGGGAGGGGGCGCGGATTCGCCGGTGGCCACACTCGCCATCCGCCCGGCCTATACGAAGGTCAAGGGCATCGGCAAGACCCTCCAACTCACCGCGGACGTGTTTCTCGACGACGATTCCGTCATCGAGGACGTGCAGAAGAGCTTCGTCCTGCCCGGGGAGACCGAGGGCGATGCCCATACGGTCGTCTGGGCCACGGACAACTTCGGCGTGGCGACCGTGGACGAAAACGGGCTCGTTACGACCGTCTCCGCGGGGGACGCCTTCATCAGCGCGACGATCGACGGCCTCGAGACCGTCGCACGCGTGATCGTCGAGGCCGAATCCTCGCCCGATCCGAGCATCGACCTCAGCGACCTTCCGTGACCCGTCTCCTCCGGAGAGCGGTCTTACCCCTCCTTCTGGCCGTCTTTCTTCCCGTTGCCGGCTTTTGCCGCGACCGCATCGTCTCCTTCCGGCCCAACGTGACCGAGATCCTCTTTGCCCTGGGATTGGGGGACCAGGTCGTCGGCGTCACGACCTTCTGCACGCATCCGCCGGAGGCACAAAAGATCGCCAAGATCGGCGGCTATTCCAACCGCAGCCTCGAAAAGATCCTCTCGCTCAAGCCGGACCTGGCCGTCATCGTGCCGGACGCGACCACGCCGCGGCTCGAGTCCGCCCTCCAGCGCTCCGGCGTCGCTGTCCTCTCGGTCAAGGCGGATTCCCTGGAGGACGTGATGGCCTCGATCCGTTCGATCGCCGCCAAGACCGGCGTCCCCGGCCGCGGCGAGACCCTGATCGCCTCGCTCCGAGACCGGATCGACGCGGCCGCCGCCAAGGCGAAGGGCCGTCCCGCGAGAAAGGCCCTCATGGTCATCCAGCGCCGGCCGCTCATCGTCGCCGGGGGCGGGACCTTTCTCGACAGCCTCCTCAAACTCGCCGGCGCCGAAAACATTGCGGGCGCCTCGCGTTTGCCGTATCCCAACTTCAGCATGGAGACGGTCATCGCAAGGGCCCCGGACGTCATCATCGACATGGACGCCACGGACACGGGCGATTTCTGGTCGCGCTACGCCTCCCTGCCGGCGGTCAAGAACGGCGCCGTCAAAAAACTCCCCGCCGACCTCTTCGTGCCCGGGCCCCGCATCCCCGAGGCCCTGGACGCCCTCATTCAAGCGACCCAGTCACGATGAAGACACTGACGCTCCGAAGATGGATGGGCCTGAACGCGCTCCTGGCGGCCCTGGCCGTCGCCGTGGCCCTCGCGGCCTCGCTCGCGGGCGAGAGCCCCCTCCCCTTCTTCACCGCCTGGAAGGACTGGGCCCCCGAGCAAAAGGACATCCTGTGGGTCAGCCGCCTGCCCCGCGTCCTCCTGGCCGCCCTGGCCGGAATGGCGCTCGGCTCGTCCGGAACGGCCTTTCAGGGGCTCTTGAGAAACGCCCTGGCCGATCCGTACATCCTGGGCGTCTCGAGCGGGGCGGCCCTGGGGAGCATCTTGGGGCTCGCCTTGAAGCTCCCCTTCGCGGCCGTTCCCGTGCTCGCCTTCGCGACCTCGATCGCCGCCATGCTCCTCGTCTACCGCGCCTCCATGCGCTCGGGACGGATCGCCCCGCACACGCTTCTCCTGACCGGCGTGATCCTGAACGCCTTTCTCTTCGCCTTCATCTTGATCCTGAACGGGCTGGCGAGCTTCGAGCAGTCGCAAAAGATCCTTTTCTTGCTCATCGGCAACCTGGAGACGGAGACCTATGCCCGCATCGGCTGCGTCGCGGCGATCGTCGTCGCGGGTCTCGTCCTCCTCACGGCGGAAGGACGGGCCCTCAATCTCCTGACGGCCGGGCCCGAGACGGCGCAGGCCCTGGGGACCGATCCCGACCGCCACCGGCGGCGGATCTTCTTCGCCGCCTCGCTCATGGTCGGGGCCGTCGTGCCGCTCGCGGGACTCATCGGTTTCATCGGCCTCTTTGTGC from bacterium encodes:
- a CDS encoding Ig-like domain-containing protein, whose product is MRKLFIIFGLALFTAACGTGDGGYQVIEVPNGSTGRIEGGGADSPVATLAIRPAYTKVKGIGKTLQLTADVFLDDDSVIEDVQKSFVLPGETEGDAHTVVWATDNFGVATVDENGLVTTVSAGDAFISATIDGLETVARVIVEAESSPDPSIDLSDLP
- a CDS encoding cobalamin-binding protein translates to MTRLLRRAVLPLLLAVFLPVAGFCRDRIVSFRPNVTEILFALGLGDQVVGVTTFCTHPPEAQKIAKIGGYSNRSLEKILSLKPDLAVIVPDATTPRLESALQRSGVAVLSVKADSLEDVMASIRSIAAKTGVPGRGETLIASLRDRIDAAAAKAKGRPARKALMVIQRRPLIVAGGGTFLDSLLKLAGAENIAGASRLPYPNFSMETVIARAPDVIIDMDATDTGDFWSRYASLPAVKNGAVKKLPADLFVPGPRIPEALDALIQATQSR
- a CDS encoding iron ABC transporter permease; translated protein: MKTLTLRRWMGLNALLAALAVAVALAASLAGESPLPFFTAWKDWAPEQKDILWVSRLPRVLLAALAGMALGSSGTAFQGLLRNALADPYILGVSSGAALGSILGLALKLPFAAVPVLAFATSIAAMLLVYRASMRSGRIAPHTLLLTGVILNAFLFAFILILNGLASFEQSQKILFLLIGNLETETYARIGCVAAIVVAGLVLLTAEGRALNLLTAGPETAQALGTDPDRHRRRIFFAASLMVGAVVPLAGLIGFIGLFVPHIARWTVGPDHRISIPASAWIGAMLLIVCDTIARTLLVSTAFQTELPVGAVTALVGAPFFLILMKKRGGS